Proteins encoded within one genomic window of Dermatophilus congolensis:
- a CDS encoding glutamine--tRNA ligase/YqeY domain fusion protein has protein sequence MTAPDPAIPGDFVRDMIHRDLENATFNGRVQTRFPPEPNGYLHIGHAKAITVNFGIAADFNGTCNLRLDDTNPDTEETEYVESIIEDVRWLGFDIPMPLKHASDYFGQLYEWAELLVTKGLAYVDDQDIETISAQRGGFGKPGIESPFRNRSPEENLDLLRRMKAGEFPENARVLRAKIDMQSPDMSLRDPVMYRIRNVAHHRTGTQWHIYPTYDWAHGQSDAIEGVTNSLCSLEFETHRPLYNWYLSQLPIPYEAPRQTEFARLELTHTVTSKRKLRQLITDGTVDGWDDPRLPTLRGLRRRGYPAEAIREFCQYIGITKANSRHDIELLESFVRKHLNVTSQRRMAVLRPIKVVLTNWPTDAEGNPEVEYFDVVNNPENPEDGTRKVAFSGELYIESDDFAEVPPPKFFRLSPGREVRLRGAYFITATEVIKDDDGNVIQVNATYDPASKGGNSPDGRKVKSTMHWVSAAHGTPITVALYERLFSAAAPGAETGEVMDDLNPASREIVNAIAESSLADTPAGEVVQFERLGYFAHDPREPLLFHRTVGLKDEWANIQKRNASKKK, from the coding sequence ATGACCGCACCTGACCCAGCCATCCCGGGAGATTTCGTCCGCGACATGATCCATCGCGACCTCGAGAACGCGACATTTAATGGACGGGTACAGACACGGTTCCCCCCTGAACCTAACGGCTACCTCCACATCGGCCACGCCAAAGCCATCACAGTCAACTTCGGTATCGCAGCCGACTTCAACGGCACCTGCAACCTGCGCCTCGACGACACCAACCCCGACACCGAAGAAACCGAATATGTCGAATCCATCATCGAAGACGTGCGCTGGCTCGGATTCGACATCCCCATGCCCCTCAAACACGCTTCGGACTATTTCGGCCAACTCTACGAATGGGCAGAACTACTCGTCACCAAAGGCCTTGCCTACGTAGATGACCAAGACATCGAGACCATCTCCGCCCAGCGAGGCGGCTTCGGCAAACCCGGTATCGAAAGCCCCTTCCGCAACCGTTCCCCAGAAGAAAACCTCGACCTCCTCCGCCGCATGAAAGCTGGCGAATTCCCCGAAAACGCCCGTGTGCTGCGCGCCAAAATCGACATGCAATCTCCGGACATGAGCCTGCGTGACCCGGTCATGTATCGCATTCGAAACGTCGCGCACCACCGCACCGGCACCCAGTGGCATATTTACCCCACCTACGACTGGGCTCACGGACAATCCGATGCCATCGAAGGAGTAACCAACTCCCTGTGCAGCCTGGAGTTTGAAACACACCGCCCCCTATACAACTGGTACCTCTCCCAGTTGCCCATCCCCTACGAGGCGCCCCGGCAGACCGAATTCGCCCGCCTGGAACTGACTCACACCGTCACCAGCAAGCGAAAACTCCGCCAGCTCATCACCGACGGCACCGTCGATGGCTGGGATGACCCACGACTGCCTACCCTGCGTGGCCTACGCCGTCGCGGATACCCAGCCGAAGCGATCCGAGAATTCTGCCAATACATCGGCATCACCAAGGCCAACAGCCGCCACGACATCGAACTGCTTGAGTCGTTCGTACGCAAGCACTTAAACGTCACCAGTCAACGCCGCATGGCGGTCCTGCGCCCCATCAAGGTGGTACTCACCAACTGGCCAACAGACGCTGAAGGCAACCCCGAAGTCGAATACTTCGACGTCGTCAACAACCCAGAAAACCCTGAAGACGGCACCAGGAAAGTCGCTTTCTCGGGTGAGCTCTACATCGAATCCGACGACTTTGCCGAAGTGCCCCCGCCGAAGTTTTTCCGCCTCTCCCCCGGGCGCGAGGTGCGGCTACGCGGCGCATACTTCATCACCGCAACCGAGGTCATCAAAGATGACGATGGCAACGTGATCCAGGTCAACGCGACCTACGACCCAGCCAGCAAGGGTGGCAACTCTCCCGATGGTCGAAAAGTAAAGTCCACGATGCACTGGGTTTCGGCCGCACACGGCACCCCCATCACCGTTGCTCTCTACGAACGCCTTTTCAGCGCCGCAGCCCCCGGCGCCGAAACCGGTGAAGTCATGGATGACCTCAACCCCGCTTCCCGGGAAATCGTCAACGCCATCGCCGAAAGCAGCCTGGCTGATACCCCCGCGGGCGAGGTTGTCCAATTCGAGCGGCTTGGGTACTTCGCACATGACCCACGCGAACCCTTGCTCTTCCACCGCACGGTCGGCCTCAAAGACGAATGGGCCAACATTCAAAAACGCAACGCTTCCAAGAAGAAATAA